The Caproicibacterium amylolyticum genome includes the window AACAATCGCCGTAAAAGGATTGTGCTGACTGCCGGAAGCGCCGCGGAAACTGCCGATGCGCTGCTCGCAGTGTCCCACCGGCAGGCGTTCCAGGGTAAATTCGCGCGCCCAGCTGCCGTGCAGATGTACCATTTCCATACGATTATCGGGTAAATCAAGGCTCGCGCTCATCACTCGTGTCAGTGTGACCTGTTGGTTGCCGGTATTGCGCAGAACCGCTCTGCGAACCAATGCGTCACTGTCCGCAAACACAGTATAGTATAAATCCGCCTCCAACCCTTTAGCGTCCGCAAGGGTCAGCACCAGTGTAAAAGCTTCTTCTTCTTTTTCGATATAGACATGGGGCAGCCCCTGCAGCGCCGGTTTCCCTGTAATAATCTTGTAGGACTTGTAGCGAAAATCCACAAGATTGTCACCGTCTGCCCACTGTACGCTTACTGCGGCGGGACGCAGATCTGCCATACCGGAGCCGGAAAACTCCAGCGGTACATGGTCCAGCAGCGTCTGTCCGGGCTGTGCCGGAAACCAAGGGGAGTTTTCCGCACTGCACAGTGTTTCCAAGTCATTTCTATGAAGACGGGCACCATAATAAAAATGCACTGCCAAACCCTGTTCCGAAATACCAAACGCATAGCTGCTGTTCGGCGTATTCAGCTGAAAGGCCTGCGGATACAATTTTGTTGTTCTAAAATGAATCGCCATAAAGACTACCTCCCAAAAAATTAACTAATTCGTCTTTTATTAAAGCAATTCTTGATCTGTTTGTCCAGAATTATTTTTGAGATAACGTTTTTTTATCCTAAAAGCCAACATAGTACATTTATTATCAACATTGTTAGGTTGACACATTTACTTAATCAATGTACGATTATTTAAGTAAATTAATTAATTTTAGTATGGAGGGATCGCTTTGCAGATACAGGAAGCTTATTCGCAGTGGTGTCGTCTGGCCACAGAGGACCCGGACCTTCTCGCAGAACTGGCCGCTGTAAAAAATCAGTCCGAGGAAATCACCGACCGCTTTTACCGCGGTCTTGCCTTTGGCACAGGCGGTCTGCGCGGCGTCATCGGTGCAGGCACCAACCGCATGAACATCTACACCATTCGCCGGGCGACACGCGGGCTTGCACTTTGGCTTTCCAAGCAGAAAGACCCCATCGCCGCTATTTCCTACGACAGCCGCATCAAATCCCGCCGTTTTGCGGAAGAAGCCGCTCGCACCTTTGCCGCCTGCGGCGTGAAAGCTTACCTTTACCCACAGCTGATGCCGACCCCAGCCCTTTCCTACGCAGTGCGCACTCTGCACTGCAGCGCCGGTGTCATGGTGACCGCCAGCCACAATCCCGCCAAGTACAACGGCTACAAGGTTTACGGCGCGGACGGCTGCCAGATCACCACGCAGGCCGCTGAGGAAATCACAGAATGCATCCAGTCTGTCGGATATTTTGAACCGCTGCCGCAGAATTCCAGTGTGAAGGTACAGGAAATTCCCGCGGAAGCAGCGGAATCTTTCTACAGTGCTGTACTTGCACAGCGCTTGGAAAAAACGGTTCCTACGCAGCTGAAAATCGTTTATTCCCCTCTCAACGGCACCGGTCTGGTACCCGTTACAACGGTACTCAAGCGTGCAGGCTTTACAGACATCACCGTGGTGCCCAGTCAGGAAAAGCCGGATGGGAACTTCCCGACCTGTCCCTACCCGAACCCGGAAATCCCGGAAGCGCTGGCAGAGGGGCTTGCCCTTTGCCGCAAAACCGGTGCGGAGCTGCTGCTTGCAACCGACCCTGACTGTGACCGCATGGGCATTGCCGTAAAAGCCGGAGATGACTACAAACTGCTCAGCGGCAATGAAGTCGGCGTACTGCTGCTTGACTATGTGTGCCGCCGCCGTTTGGCGCTCGGTACCATGCCCCAAAAGCCAGTCGCGGTGAAAACGATTGTGACAACGGAAATGGCAGCAAAAGTCGCCGCACATTACAGCGTTGAGCTGCGGAACGTGCTGACCGGCTTCAAGTTTATCGGCGAACAAATTGGCTTTCTTGAAAAAGGCGGCGAAGCCGACCGCTACATTTTCGGTTTTGAGGAAAGCTATGGCTACCTTTCCGGCAGCCATGTACGCGACAAAGACGCCGTAAATGCCTGCCTTCTGCTGTGCGATATGGCAGCAGATTACCGCGCACAGGGGCTTTCTCTTTATGACGCAATGGAGAACCTGTACAAAGAATACGGCTGCTACAAAAACAGTCTGGATTCCTTTGCCTTCGAGGGTGAATCGGGTTTCCACATCATGCAGGATTTCATGGCTTCCCTGCGTCAAAATTCACCGGAAGAGCTTTGCGGCCATAAGATCACACTGGTCAAAGATTACCTGCACACGCCGGGCAAGCCTGTGCAGTTCCCCACTCTGCCCAGCAGTGACGTACTGCAGTTTGTACTGGATGACGACACCCAGCTGACCGTGCGCCCCTCCGGCACGGAACCGAAACTGAAACTATACTGCGCAGCAGTCAGCAAAACAGAGCAAGCCGCCGCAGCAGCCTGTGAAATATACCGTGGTGCGGTTTCTAAAATCATTGAAAACTTTGGGAAAGGCAAAAACTAAAATGGCAATTATCAAATTAATTCCGGCCTGCAAATCCTACCTTTGGGGCGGACAGCGGCTGAAAACGAATTTTCATAAAAAATTTGACGGCAATGTCCTTGCAGAAACTTGGGAGCTTTCCTGCCACCCAGACGGGCCCAGCGCGGTTGCAAACGGACCTTTTGCGGGCAAAACACTTGCAGAATACCTGAAAGCAAATCCCGCTGCTGCAGGTACGAACTGCGCGCGTTTTGGGGACTTTCCAGTTCTCATTAAGCTGATAGACGCACACAATAATCTTTCCATTCAGGTACATCCAAATAATGATTATGCACTGAAAAATGAGCATCAGTTCGGCAAAACCGAAATGTGGTACATTGTTGACTGCGAACCGGGCGCGTTCCTGTACTACGGTTTTAAAAAAACAATCAGCAAAGAGGAATTCCAAAAGCGCATTGAGGACGGCACCCTAACAGAAGTGCTCAACGCCGCCCCGGTACATCCCGACGATACATTCTTTATTGAGGCCGGCACCATCCATGCAATTTGCAAGGGTATTGTCATTGCGGAGATTCAGCAGAACTCCAACGTCACCTACCGTGTATTTGATTACAACCGTGTCGGCAAGGACGGCAAGCCACGCCAGCTGCATGTCAGCAAGGCGCTGGACGTGACCCGCACCGTTCCCCCACGCACGGATTATGACTTTGACAGCCATCTTGGCTGCTGCAATTCCTTTGTCACCGACCTGCTGCAGCTTAGCGGAAACGAAGTTACAGCCAGCACAGACGGTTCCACTTTCCACTCCCTGCTGGCAGTAAAGGGCAGCGGAAGTGTGTCCTGCAGCGGCGAAACTGTTTCATTTGAACAGGGCGACAGTATTTTCCTGCCGGCAGACTGCGGCAGTTACCGTGTCAGCGGTCAATGCACAGTTGTGCGTACAACCGTTCCGCCGAAAAACACCTATCTGCCCAACGGCGACAAAGCATGAGGTGAATTGCAATGAAACAGGTAACAGAAAAGTTCCGCTTTGGAATTGACATCGGCGGCACCGGCATTAAAGCAGGTGTCGTCAGTACAGAGAATCAGATTCTCGGACAAGCTTATGTGCCGACCGGTGCCGAGCGCAGTTGGCAGGAAGTTGTGCCGGACATTGTTCATGCCGCGGAAGAAGCCCTGAAAGATGCCGGTGAATTTATGGAAAACTGCATTTCCGTCGGTATCGGCTGTCCCGGCACGATTGACGCCCAAACCGGAACCGTAGTTTACTCCAATAATTTAAACTGGCAGAATGTCCCGCTGGCACAGGAACTGCACCGTACTTTTACACAGCCGGTTTTCATCAGCAATGACGCCAACTGTGCCGCACTCGGCGAGGTTTGTGCCGGCGCGGCAAAAGGCTTTCAAAACGTCTTTATGCTGACTCTGGGCACGGGCGTTGGCAGCGGCATTATTATAAACGGAAGAATTTTCGAGGGCGGCGGCCCCGGTGGTGCTGAATTTGGTCACACCCTGCTGGTGGAAGACGGCGAACTTTGCACCTGCGGCAGGCGCGGCTGTCTGGAAAGCTACGCTTCCGCAACAGCACTCATCCGGCAGGCGAAACGTACCGCAAAGCAGGCACCGAATTCCCTGCTCTGCACACTGTGCAAAGGTGACTTGTCCCGCATGGACGGCAGGATTCCCTTTCAGGCGGCACGGCAGGGCGACGAGGCCGGCCAGCGAGTGATACGCGAATACATCAAGCACCTTGCTGCCGGCATTGCAAATGCTGTCAACATCTTCCGCCCGCAGGCTGTTTTGCTTTCCGGCGGCATCAGCAAAGAGGGCACTTACCTGACCGACCCGCTCACTGCACTGGTTGCCGAAGAAGTGTTCGGCAAAAAAAATTCTTTTCTTCCCCAGATTCGTGCCGCCGAACTTGGAAACACCGCCGGCATGATTGGTGCTGCTAATCTTTCTCAATAAACTGCTTTTTCTCACTGTCTTCTTAAAAATGGCTGCAGATTTCTCTGCTGCCATTTTTTTCTTTATTCGAATATTTACATTTTATTTATTGAGCAAGCATTTCAGTAATGCTATAATATGGTCCTTCCCTTTACACACTAAACATATTGTTTGAATTTTCTGAAATCATCTTTTATTTTACAAGGAAAGGAGGGAAAACAGGTGGAACTGAAAAATCACTTTACGGCAGAAGAAATGAAAGCCACCCTAGCCTATCTGCAGGCCATTTTTGACGTTGTGCGCCTAGTAGACCCAACGGATACTTCTATTCTGACACTGGATGCAAACAATCAGCTACACAAAGAACCTTATACCTGCTTTCGTATTTGGAACAAGGAATGCCGGTGCAGCAACTGCACCGGCATCACTACCTTTTTTTGCGGCTGCCAGAAATCAAAATACGAATTCATCGAAAACAATATTTTTTATGTGATTTCAAAGCCGATCACCCTCGAACTGGAAGCTGAAACGCTGCCGATTGTTTTGGAAATTGTCAGTCATGTAGATGATCAGCTGCTTCTGGAGCAAAAAGAAAACGGAAAAAGCATAGCGGAACTGGTGGACGAAACCAGCCGTAAACTGTACCAAGATACACTCACCAGTGCGTACAACCGGCGGTTTCTGGATGAATTTCGCTTTTGGCACAAGGGACAAAACCTGCTTTGCAGCGAAGTGGCACTGCTGCTTTTGGATGTGCGTAAATTCAAATCCATCAATGACACCATGGGACATCTGACAGGCGACCAGGTATTGGTTCAGGTCGCACAAACACTGCAAAAAAATATTCGGCAGCAGGATTCATTGATTCGCTTAGGCGGTGATGAATTTGTCATCATCTTGACCGGCTGCAAAGAAACTGAAATAATACCCAAGATGGTGTCATTGCAAAAAGAAGTCGGAAAAATCTGCTACAGCGAAGAAACGCAGTCGTACGTTGGCATTGACTGCGGTTACGCTTATACTGAAAATTTTAAAGCAGAAGAACCTTTCCTGAAAGAAATGCTTCACACCGCCGACCAGTGGATGTATTTGGAAAAATCTGGCGGTTTACACCGCATGTGATATAAATAAAAGATACGCCTTGAAACGGTTTTCAGCCGAATCAAGGCGTATCTTTTTTTACTGGACGGGAAAACCTTCGCTGTGTGATTTTTTCACAGCAAACAGGCGGGATGAAAACCCCAGACACTGCTTGTAGGCGCGCAGTTGTTTGCCAAATTTTTCACGGCCGGTAAACTTTCCATACCGGTCATCTCTTTATGCTTCCATTATATCAGATTTTTGATTTGTCGGTTTCTCCACCGGCGGAAGCAGCAATTTACGCAAGAAGCGACAAATTGCTGTCGTTCACCGCATCGTCCAGTCCGTAGCAGAACAATACGGAATCCAGCTGATCCTGCTTCACTAATGCGGAAACAGCTGTTTTGTGGTAATACCGCAGGTCTACCATATCAATCTGGCGGTAATGCGCCGCAAGAAACGGCACAAGGGAATTTGCGTAAGAATCCTTTACCACCAGCAGCCTGCTGCCTGCCGCCTTAGGGTTGGTGATGCGCACAAGACTGTGGTTGCCGTTCAGGAACACCGGGTATTGGTCCTCGTTTTTCAGCTGCTCCGGAAAGTACAAGCTGTCCGATTTCTGCACGCTCTGCTTTCCGTCTTCACGGATTTCCACCTGCACCTGCAAAGCCGGATTCTTCCAAATTTCCAGCGTATCCGCCGGTGTGTTCCAGAAGCCGCTTTTGGAGTAAGTCGTGCCGTAAAAGCCGCAGGAGCACTGCACCTGAAAGGCATCTTTTCCGATCGGCAAAAAGCCATTGCTGCCGGCAAAGGAAGCGTAGGCAAGGTACGCGCTGGCCGTTGTCCAATGGTGGTCAGTGCGGTAATACAGCTGTTCTTCCTCCGATTTGTCCATGAATTGGTCGGCAAGCTTCACCCACTGCAGTTTGCCGTCTGTCTGTTCCTTCGCCTGTCCCAGCAGGTCTGCATCCAGATAATCTTCATGCAGCTGCGGCAGTTCGCTGTCCATGATGTACCCGGTAGAGGGAACAATCATCAGGTAGGCAGGCAGCTTTGTTCTCTGCACAAAGTCACGCATGCTCTGCAGGTTTTGCCGGAAATTAATCGGATTTGGTTTTACCGGCGTATTGATAAGCCAGCCGTCCTGCCCCATGTAAATGCCATTTTCACCGTTTTTTCCGCACAGCAAATCAAAGTAAGCGTGCAGCCCCACCAGCTCTTTTCGTGCGGGAAAGTGGTCTGCCAAATAGGACTCCACATTGGTGGAAAGTGTACCGTTTGCCGCCGTGGAAAGGGAAACTTTCGGTGCCGGCTGCAGCACTCGTTTTTCATCCGCGGAAAATGAATTTTTGGGCAGCAGAAAAAACAGCACGAATCCACCGAACAAAATCAGCAGAAAAACCGCTGTCAGCAGCCGCTCCTGCCTGTGTTTTTGCATATATCGAAGCACCTCTTAAAAGCGGAAATATAAAAATGGGTTGTAACTCTGGCTCAAAAGTGCAGCAGTGCACAACACCAGCACTGCAACACAGCCAACGCAGTCCACCGCACAGCGCAGACGCGGACGCACCTGCAGCCGGCCATAAAGCTGTTTGAGCAGCGGTGTACAGCCAAGCACTGCCGCTGCCATCAGCGGCAGATACGTCAATACCTGATAAAGCAGCCCACCCTGCGGCAGCAAGCCGCCCGTGCCGAACATCATCTGCAGCTGTGTGCCGAATGCACTCAAATCTGTCAGCGCGAACAGCATCCATCCAACTAAGAAACTGAGTCCCGCGTAAACATGGCCGACCCAGCGCGGTGCCTTTTCCAGCAGCCGCAGCAAAAACAGTTTTTCCGCCGTCAGCAGTACAAAATAATAGAGTCCCCACAAAAGGAAATTCCAGTTTGCACCGTGCCAGAAACCGGTCAGTGCCCAAACGACCAGCAGGTTGCGAATGGTAACCGCCATGCCGCTGCGGCTGCCGCCCAGCGGAATATAAACGTAATCACGGAACCACTGGCTCAATGTCATGTGCCAGCGCCGCCAAAAATCAGTAACACTTTTCGATATGTACGGATAATTGAAGTTGACCGGCAATTCAAAGCCGAACAGCCGCCCCAACCCGCGTGCCATATCGGAATAACCGCTGAAGTCAAAGTAAATCTGCAGTGTAAACGCCGCCGCGCCGGCCCATGCACCCAGCAGTCCCGCCTTACTGCCGGCAGCCTGTACCACATCCCACAGCACACCCATTTGGTTGGCAATCAGCACTTTTTTCGCAAGTCCAACCAGCAGCAGGCGGATACCGGCGGCAAACTGCTCCGGTGTGGTGTCCCGCAGCGTCAGCTGATTTTGGATCTGCTTGTAGCGCACAATCGGCCCCGCAATCATCTGCGGAAACAAAGTGATGTAAACGCCAAACTTCACAATGCTTTTCTGCGCGGGCGCGTCCCCGCGGTAAATATCCACAATGTAGGAAATGACATGAAATGTATAAAAGGAAATGCCCAGCGGAAGCGGTATCTCCGTCTGCGGCAGTCCCGCAAGCGCCGGTATGCTTTTCAGGGATGCCACAAAGAAATTGGTATACTTAAAAACAACGAGCAGTCCAAGATTGACCGCGACTGCCCCCGCCGCGAATGCTTTTTTCAAGCGGGCATTCTCTCGGTATTTGTCCAGCAGTCTGCCAAAGCAGAAATTGAA containing:
- a CDS encoding phospho-sugar mutase, whose product is MQIQEAYSQWCRLATEDPDLLAELAAVKNQSEEITDRFYRGLAFGTGGLRGVIGAGTNRMNIYTIRRATRGLALWLSKQKDPIAAISYDSRIKSRRFAEEAARTFAACGVKAYLYPQLMPTPALSYAVRTLHCSAGVMVTASHNPAKYNGYKVYGADGCQITTQAAEEITECIQSVGYFEPLPQNSSVKVQEIPAEAAESFYSAVLAQRLEKTVPTQLKIVYSPLNGTGLVPVTTVLKRAGFTDITVVPSQEKPDGNFPTCPYPNPEIPEALAEGLALCRKTGAELLLATDPDCDRMGIAVKAGDDYKLLSGNEVGVLLLDYVCRRRLALGTMPQKPVAVKTIVTTEMAAKVAAHYSVELRNVLTGFKFIGEQIGFLEKGGEADRYIFGFEESYGYLSGSHVRDKDAVNACLLLCDMAADYRAQGLSLYDAMENLYKEYGCYKNSLDSFAFEGESGFHIMQDFMASLRQNSPEELCGHKITLVKDYLHTPGKPVQFPTLPSSDVLQFVLDDDTQLTVRPSGTEPKLKLYCAAVSKTEQAAAAACEIYRGAVSKIIENFGKGKN
- a CDS encoding type I phosphomannose isomerase catalytic subunit encodes the protein MAIIKLIPACKSYLWGGQRLKTNFHKKFDGNVLAETWELSCHPDGPSAVANGPFAGKTLAEYLKANPAAAGTNCARFGDFPVLIKLIDAHNNLSIQVHPNNDYALKNEHQFGKTEMWYIVDCEPGAFLYYGFKKTISKEEFQKRIEDGTLTEVLNAAPVHPDDTFFIEAGTIHAICKGIVIAEIQQNSNVTYRVFDYNRVGKDGKPRQLHVSKALDVTRTVPPRTDYDFDSHLGCCNSFVTDLLQLSGNEVTASTDGSTFHSLLAVKGSGSVSCSGETVSFEQGDSIFLPADCGSYRVSGQCTVVRTTVPPKNTYLPNGDKA
- a CDS encoding ROK family protein, whose protein sequence is MKQVTEKFRFGIDIGGTGIKAGVVSTENQILGQAYVPTGAERSWQEVVPDIVHAAEEALKDAGEFMENCISVGIGCPGTIDAQTGTVVYSNNLNWQNVPLAQELHRTFTQPVFISNDANCAALGEVCAGAAKGFQNVFMLTLGTGVGSGIIINGRIFEGGGPGGAEFGHTLLVEDGELCTCGRRGCLESYASATALIRQAKRTAKQAPNSLLCTLCKGDLSRMDGRIPFQAARQGDEAGQRVIREYIKHLAAGIANAVNIFRPQAVLLSGGISKEGTYLTDPLTALVAEEVFGKKNSFLPQIRAAELGNTAGMIGAANLSQ
- a CDS encoding GGDEF domain-containing protein — its product is MELKNHFTAEEMKATLAYLQAIFDVVRLVDPTDTSILTLDANNQLHKEPYTCFRIWNKECRCSNCTGITTFFCGCQKSKYEFIENNIFYVISKPITLELEAETLPIVLEIVSHVDDQLLLEQKENGKSIAELVDETSRKLYQDTLTSAYNRRFLDEFRFWHKGQNLLCSEVALLLLDVRKFKSINDTMGHLTGDQVLVQVAQTLQKNIRQQDSLIRLGGDEFVIILTGCKETEIIPKMVSLQKEVGKICYSEETQSYVGIDCGYAYTENFKAEEPFLKEMLHTADQWMYLEKSGGLHRM
- a CDS encoding DHHW family protein; this encodes MQKHRQERLLTAVFLLILFGGFVLFFLLPKNSFSADEKRVLQPAPKVSLSTAANGTLSTNVESYLADHFPARKELVGLHAYFDLLCGKNGENGIYMGQDGWLINTPVKPNPINFRQNLQSMRDFVQRTKLPAYLMIVPSTGYIMDSELPQLHEDYLDADLLGQAKEQTDGKLQWVKLADQFMDKSEEEQLYYRTDHHWTTASAYLAYASFAGSNGFLPIGKDAFQVQCSCGFYGTTYSKSGFWNTPADTLEIWKNPALQVQVEIREDGKQSVQKSDSLYFPEQLKNEDQYPVFLNGNHSLVRITNPKAAGSRLLVVKDSYANSLVPFLAAHYRQIDMVDLRYYHKTAVSALVKQDQLDSVLFCYGLDDAVNDSNLSLLA
- a CDS encoding MBOAT family O-acyltransferase, producing MVFASLTFLFLFLPVVLLLYFVTPKKWRNITLLAANLLFYAWGEPRFLLVILFSTCFNFCFGRLLDKYRENARLKKAFAAGAVAVNLGLLVVFKYTNFFVASLKSIPALAGLPQTEIPLPLGISFYTFHVISYIVDIYRGDAPAQKSIVKFGVYITLFPQMIAGPIVRYKQIQNQLTLRDTTPEQFAAGIRLLLVGLAKKVLIANQMGVLWDVVQAAGSKAGLLGAWAGAAAFTLQIYFDFSGYSDMARGLGRLFGFELPVNFNYPYISKSVTDFWRRWHMTLSQWFRDYVYIPLGGSRSGMAVTIRNLLVVWALTGFWHGANWNFLLWGLYYFVLLTAEKLFLLRLLEKAPRWVGHVYAGLSFLVGWMLFALTDLSAFGTQLQMMFGTGGLLPQGGLLYQVLTYLPLMAAAVLGCTPLLKQLYGRLQVRPRLRCAVDCVGCVAVLVLCTAALLSQSYNPFLYFRF